In the Oncorhynchus nerka isolate Pitt River linkage group LG2, Oner_Uvic_2.0, whole genome shotgun sequence genome, one interval contains:
- the LOC115131975 gene encoding target of Nesh-SH3-like isoform X13, with the protein MKVRINATGDTIVMKFVRPNPDTKLEGYILGYGSSMFSKQFIQLPENGEPYETEIDAEPKYLVAVQPIPSNDVKKQCTGKVNLEKPLHLVIGSVTPTSVLLSWGTFLKTPYEAGNIMNDCLEDGHYTVRYRERNRMWIYQTCPTSDTVVDNLKPDTPYEFGVRSNKDERSGIWSKPVIHKTNMGSGLDKSVQKPYKHRTPIVKPMKPPMSRALFPPRPAIHNKTQPRLPLTKNQGFPGAPKTSFAPPERHLEAGPDPRSNEPQWPQFPLANGKHHKGTGLPKPVVWNRLRMGSRPSIPVNKKTNLVGKPGDMNKLNVLKQTDKASILKKFPSVTTKPAKQDRRHTTTTAPSANDIWFETWENSSLFSSLPASDVDALGKKRFVAPHVVYKTDKKPDEPCSITTSLSYFPEEEGGETNVTAPPKSPPSNLTVVTVEGCPSFIILDWEKTDNDTTEYEVISTTKGPDGTQVSILTTNQTHTAVENLKPESSYEFKVKPKNELGEGPPSEPVSFNTESADPRVSENVSGKDAIWTQFPFKTDSYSECNGKQYVKRTWYRKFVGIQLCNSLRYKIYLSDSLNGKFYNIGDQTGHGEDHCQFVDSFLDGRTGNQVRADQLPAREGYYRAMRQEPVNFGQIGGNSHVTYVSWYECGTAIPGKW; encoded by the exons ATGAAGGTTCGCATCAACGCTACGGGCGACACCATCGTGATGAAGTTTGTCCGTCCCAACCCTGACACCAAGCTGGAGGGCTACATCCTGGGCTACGGCAGCAGCATGTTCTctaaacagttcattcagctgcCTGAGAATGGAGAGCCCTACGAGACTGAGATAG ACGCTGAACCCAAGTATCTTGTTGCTGTCCAGCCAATCCCGAGCAACGACGTAAAGAAACAATGCACAG GAAAGGTCAACCTGGAGAAGCCACTCCACCTGGTTATTGGCTCCGTCACCCCAACctctgtgctgctgtcctggggaaCCTTCCTGAAGACGCCCTACGAAGCAGGCAACATCATGAACGACTGTTTGGAAGACGG ACACTACACTGTCCGCtacagggagaggaacaggatGTGGATCTACCAGACCTGCCCCACCAGCGACACTGTGGTTGACAACCTGAAGCCCGACACCCCATATGAGTTTGGGGTCCGCTCCAACAAAGACGAACGCAGCGGAATCTGGAGCAAGCCTGTCATTCACAAAACCAACATGGgctcagggttgg ATAAAAGCGTCCAGAAACCCTACAAGCACCGGACCCCTATTGTGAAGCCAATG AAACCACCCATGTCCCGTGCACTTTTCCCACCTCGTCCAG ctATTCACAATAAGACTCAGCCTAGACTCCCTCTGACCAAAAACCAAGGTTTCCCAGGAGCTCCCAAGACATCTTTTG CACCACCAGAGAGACACCTGGAAGCTGGACCTGACCCCCGCTCCAATGAGCCTCAATGGCCACAGTTCCCACTGG CCAATGGTAAGCATCACAAAGGAACCGGCCTCCCCAAACCAGTCGTTTGGAACAGACTGAGAATGG GATCTCGTCCGTCCATTCCTGTCAACAAAAAGACCAACCTGGTTGGCAAACCTGGTGATATGA ACAAGCTGAATGTCTTGAAGCAAACGGACAAGGCCTCCATTTTGAAGAAGTTTCCATCAGTGACGACTAAACCTGCCAAGCAAGACCGCAGACACACAACAACGACTGCACCATCAGCCAACG ACATCTGGTTTGAAACCTGGGAGAACTCCTCATTATTCAGCTCCCTACCAGCCTCTGACGTGGACGCATTGGGAAAGAAACGTTTCGTTG CACCCCATGTAGTCTACAAGACGGACAAGAAACCAGACGAGCCTTGTTCCATCACCACCTCTCTCAGCTACTTCCCAGAGGAGGAGGGCGGGGAGACAAATGTGACAGCCCCACCCAAGTCTCCGCCCTCCAACCTCACCGTGGTAACGGTGGAGGGATGCCCCTCCTTCATCATTCTAGACTGGGAAAAGACCGACAACGACACCACAG AATATGAGGTCATCTCTACAACGAAGGGACCAGATGGTACTCAGGTGTCCATCCTGACCACCAACCAGACTCACACTGCAGTGGAGAACCTCAAACCCGAGAGcag CTACGAGTTCAAGGTGAAACCCAAGAACGAGCTTGGAGAGGGGCCACCCAGTGAGCCTGTGTCCTTCAACACTGAATCAG CGGACCCACGTGTGAGTGAGAATGTCTCAG GAAAAGATGCCATCTGGACCCAGTTCCCCTTCAAGACAGACTCATACTCAGAGTGCAATGGCAAGCAGTATGTGAAGAGGACCTGGTACCGCAAGTTTGTGGGCATCCAGCTCTGCAACTCCCTCCGATACAAGATATATCTGAGTGATTCTCTCAACG GTAAATTTTACAACATTGGGGACCAGACTGGCCATGGTGAGGACCACTGTCAGTTTGTAGACTCGTTCCTGGATGGGAGGACAGGAAACCAAGTCAGGGCTGACCAGCTGCCAGCAAGAGAAG ggtattacagggcTATGAGACAAGAGCCGGTCAACTTTGGTCAGATAGGAGGGAACTCTCACGTCACCTACGTGTCATGGTACGAGTGTGGAACGGCCATTCCTGGCAAATGGTAG
- the LOC115131975 gene encoding target of Nesh-SH3-like isoform X14, whose translation MKVRINATGDTIVMKFVRPNPDTKLEGYILGYGSSMFSKQFIQLPENGEPYETEIDAEPKYLVAVQPIPSNDVKKQCTGKVNLEKPLHLVIGSVTPTSVLLSWGTFLKTPYEAGNIMNDCLEDGHYTVRYRERNRMWIYQTCPTSDTVVDNLKPDTPYEFGVRSNKDERSGIWSKPVIHKTNMGSGLDKSVQKPYKHRTPIVKPMKPPMSRALFPPRPAIHNKTQPRLPLTKNQGFPGAPKTSFAPPERHLEAGPDPRSNEPQWPQFPLGSRPSIPVNKKTNLVGKPGDMNKLNVLKQTDKASILKKFPSVTTKPAKQDRRHTTTTAPSANDIWFETWENSSLFSSLPASDVDALGKKRFVAPHVVYKTDKKPDEPCSITTSLSYFPEEEGGETNVTAPPKSPPSNLTVVTVEGCPSFIILDWEKTDNDTTEYEVISTTKGPDGTQVSILTTNQTHTAVENLKPESSYEFKVKPKNELGEGPPSEPVSFNTESADPRVSENVSGKDAIWTQFPFKTDSYSECNGKQYVKRTWYRKFVGIQLCNSLRYKIYLSDSLNGKFYNIGDQTGHGEDHCQFVDSFLDGRTGNQVRADQLPAREGYYRAMRQEPVNFGQIGGNSHVTYVSWYECGTAIPGKW comes from the exons ATGAAGGTTCGCATCAACGCTACGGGCGACACCATCGTGATGAAGTTTGTCCGTCCCAACCCTGACACCAAGCTGGAGGGCTACATCCTGGGCTACGGCAGCAGCATGTTCTctaaacagttcattcagctgcCTGAGAATGGAGAGCCCTACGAGACTGAGATAG ACGCTGAACCCAAGTATCTTGTTGCTGTCCAGCCAATCCCGAGCAACGACGTAAAGAAACAATGCACAG GAAAGGTCAACCTGGAGAAGCCACTCCACCTGGTTATTGGCTCCGTCACCCCAACctctgtgctgctgtcctggggaaCCTTCCTGAAGACGCCCTACGAAGCAGGCAACATCATGAACGACTGTTTGGAAGACGG ACACTACACTGTCCGCtacagggagaggaacaggatGTGGATCTACCAGACCTGCCCCACCAGCGACACTGTGGTTGACAACCTGAAGCCCGACACCCCATATGAGTTTGGGGTCCGCTCCAACAAAGACGAACGCAGCGGAATCTGGAGCAAGCCTGTCATTCACAAAACCAACATGGgctcagggttgg ATAAAAGCGTCCAGAAACCCTACAAGCACCGGACCCCTATTGTGAAGCCAATG AAACCACCCATGTCCCGTGCACTTTTCCCACCTCGTCCAG ctATTCACAATAAGACTCAGCCTAGACTCCCTCTGACCAAAAACCAAGGTTTCCCAGGAGCTCCCAAGACATCTTTTG CACCACCAGAGAGACACCTGGAAGCTGGACCTGACCCCCGCTCCAATGAGCCTCAATGGCCACAGTTCCCACTGG GATCTCGTCCGTCCATTCCTGTCAACAAAAAGACCAACCTGGTTGGCAAACCTGGTGATATGA ACAAGCTGAATGTCTTGAAGCAAACGGACAAGGCCTCCATTTTGAAGAAGTTTCCATCAGTGACGACTAAACCTGCCAAGCAAGACCGCAGACACACAACAACGACTGCACCATCAGCCAACG ACATCTGGTTTGAAACCTGGGAGAACTCCTCATTATTCAGCTCCCTACCAGCCTCTGACGTGGACGCATTGGGAAAGAAACGTTTCGTTG CACCCCATGTAGTCTACAAGACGGACAAGAAACCAGACGAGCCTTGTTCCATCACCACCTCTCTCAGCTACTTCCCAGAGGAGGAGGGCGGGGAGACAAATGTGACAGCCCCACCCAAGTCTCCGCCCTCCAACCTCACCGTGGTAACGGTGGAGGGATGCCCCTCCTTCATCATTCTAGACTGGGAAAAGACCGACAACGACACCACAG AATATGAGGTCATCTCTACAACGAAGGGACCAGATGGTACTCAGGTGTCCATCCTGACCACCAACCAGACTCACACTGCAGTGGAGAACCTCAAACCCGAGAGcag CTACGAGTTCAAGGTGAAACCCAAGAACGAGCTTGGAGAGGGGCCACCCAGTGAGCCTGTGTCCTTCAACACTGAATCAG CGGACCCACGTGTGAGTGAGAATGTCTCAG GAAAAGATGCCATCTGGACCCAGTTCCCCTTCAAGACAGACTCATACTCAGAGTGCAATGGCAAGCAGTATGTGAAGAGGACCTGGTACCGCAAGTTTGTGGGCATCCAGCTCTGCAACTCCCTCCGATACAAGATATATCTGAGTGATTCTCTCAACG GTAAATTTTACAACATTGGGGACCAGACTGGCCATGGTGAGGACCACTGTCAGTTTGTAGACTCGTTCCTGGATGGGAGGACAGGAAACCAAGTCAGGGCTGACCAGCTGCCAGCAAGAGAAG ggtattacagggcTATGAGACAAGAGCCGGTCAACTTTGGTCAGATAGGAGGGAACTCTCACGTCACCTACGTGTCATGGTACGAGTGTGGAACGGCCATTCCTGGCAAATGGTAG
- the LOC115131975 gene encoding target of Nesh-SH3-like isoform X10: protein MKVRINATGDTIVMKFVRPNPDTKLEGYILGYGSSMFSKQFIQLPENGEPYETEIDAEPKYLVAVQPIPSNDVKKQCTGKVNLEKPLHLVIGSVTPTSVLLSWGTFLKTPYEAGNIMNDCLEDGHYTVRYRERNRMWIYQTCPTSDTVVDNLKPDTPYEFGVRSNKDERSGIWSKPVIHKTNMGSGLDKSVQKPYKHRTPIVKPMKPPMSRALFPPRPAIHNKTQPRLPLTKNQGFPGAPKTSFAPPERHLEAGPDPRSNEPQWPQFPLDGGNSIRNASSPLVDLPPAPPQLLPTKTPSTSSATPVLNNPSPPGEKQQGKTQPRGPTSATVKPHNPSSGSRPSIPVNKKTNLVGKPGDMNKLNVLKQTDKASILKKFPSVTTKPAKQDRRHTTTTAPSANDIWFETWENSSLFSSLPASDVDALGKKRFVAPHVVYKTDKKPDEPCSITTSLSYFPEEEGGETNVTAPPKSPPSNLTVVTVEGCPSFIILDWEKTDNDTTEYEVISTTKGPDGTQVSILTTNQTHTAVENLKPESSYEFKVKPKNELGEGPPSEPVSFNTESADPRVSENVSGKDAIWTQFPFKTDSYSECNGKQYVKRTWYRKFVGIQLCNSLRYKIYLSDSLNGKFYNIGDQTGHGEDHCQFVDSFLDGRTGNQVRADQLPAREGYYRAMRQEPVNFGQIGGNSHVTYVSWYECGTAIPGKW from the exons ATGAAGGTTCGCATCAACGCTACGGGCGACACCATCGTGATGAAGTTTGTCCGTCCCAACCCTGACACCAAGCTGGAGGGCTACATCCTGGGCTACGGCAGCAGCATGTTCTctaaacagttcattcagctgcCTGAGAATGGAGAGCCCTACGAGACTGAGATAG ACGCTGAACCCAAGTATCTTGTTGCTGTCCAGCCAATCCCGAGCAACGACGTAAAGAAACAATGCACAG GAAAGGTCAACCTGGAGAAGCCACTCCACCTGGTTATTGGCTCCGTCACCCCAACctctgtgctgctgtcctggggaaCCTTCCTGAAGACGCCCTACGAAGCAGGCAACATCATGAACGACTGTTTGGAAGACGG ACACTACACTGTCCGCtacagggagaggaacaggatGTGGATCTACCAGACCTGCCCCACCAGCGACACTGTGGTTGACAACCTGAAGCCCGACACCCCATATGAGTTTGGGGTCCGCTCCAACAAAGACGAACGCAGCGGAATCTGGAGCAAGCCTGTCATTCACAAAACCAACATGGgctcagggttgg ATAAAAGCGTCCAGAAACCCTACAAGCACCGGACCCCTATTGTGAAGCCAATG AAACCACCCATGTCCCGTGCACTTTTCCCACCTCGTCCAG ctATTCACAATAAGACTCAGCCTAGACTCCCTCTGACCAAAAACCAAGGTTTCCCAGGAGCTCCCAAGACATCTTTTG CACCACCAGAGAGACACCTGGAAGCTGGACCTGACCCCCGCTCCAATGAGCCTCAATGGCCACAGTTCCCACTGG ACGGAGGAAACAGTATTAGAaatgcttcctctcctctcgtgGACCTCCCTCCTGCCCCCCCCCAACTCCTTCCCACCAAAACCCCCAGTACCTCCTCTGCCACCCCTGTCCTTAACAACCCCTCTCCACCCGGTGAAAAGCAACAGGGAAAGACCCAACCCAGGGGACCTACTAGCGCCACAGTGAAGCCACATAACCCTTCCTCTG GATCTCGTCCGTCCATTCCTGTCAACAAAAAGACCAACCTGGTTGGCAAACCTGGTGATATGA ACAAGCTGAATGTCTTGAAGCAAACGGACAAGGCCTCCATTTTGAAGAAGTTTCCATCAGTGACGACTAAACCTGCCAAGCAAGACCGCAGACACACAACAACGACTGCACCATCAGCCAACG ACATCTGGTTTGAAACCTGGGAGAACTCCTCATTATTCAGCTCCCTACCAGCCTCTGACGTGGACGCATTGGGAAAGAAACGTTTCGTTG CACCCCATGTAGTCTACAAGACGGACAAGAAACCAGACGAGCCTTGTTCCATCACCACCTCTCTCAGCTACTTCCCAGAGGAGGAGGGCGGGGAGACAAATGTGACAGCCCCACCCAAGTCTCCGCCCTCCAACCTCACCGTGGTAACGGTGGAGGGATGCCCCTCCTTCATCATTCTAGACTGGGAAAAGACCGACAACGACACCACAG AATATGAGGTCATCTCTACAACGAAGGGACCAGATGGTACTCAGGTGTCCATCCTGACCACCAACCAGACTCACACTGCAGTGGAGAACCTCAAACCCGAGAGcag CTACGAGTTCAAGGTGAAACCCAAGAACGAGCTTGGAGAGGGGCCACCCAGTGAGCCTGTGTCCTTCAACACTGAATCAG CGGACCCACGTGTGAGTGAGAATGTCTCAG GAAAAGATGCCATCTGGACCCAGTTCCCCTTCAAGACAGACTCATACTCAGAGTGCAATGGCAAGCAGTATGTGAAGAGGACCTGGTACCGCAAGTTTGTGGGCATCCAGCTCTGCAACTCCCTCCGATACAAGATATATCTGAGTGATTCTCTCAACG GTAAATTTTACAACATTGGGGACCAGACTGGCCATGGTGAGGACCACTGTCAGTTTGTAGACTCGTTCCTGGATGGGAGGACAGGAAACCAAGTCAGGGCTGACCAGCTGCCAGCAAGAGAAG ggtattacagggcTATGAGACAAGAGCCGGTCAACTTTGGTCAGATAGGAGGGAACTCTCACGTCACCTACGTGTCATGGTACGAGTGTGGAACGGCCATTCCTGGCAAATGGTAG
- the LOC115131975 gene encoding target of Nesh-SH3-like isoform X7 produces MKVRINATGDTIVMKFVRPNPDTKLEGYILGYGSSMFSKQFIQLPENGEPYETEIDAEPKYLVAVQPIPSNDVKKQCTGKVNLEKPLHLVIGSVTPTSVLLSWGTFLKTPYEAGNIMNDCLEDGHYTVRYRERNRMWIYQTCPTSDTVVDNLKPDTPYEFGVRSNKDERSGIWSKPVIHKTNMGSGLDKSVQKPYKHRTPIVKPMKPPMSRALFPPRPAIHNKTQPRLPLTKNQGFPGAPKTSFAPPERHLEAGPDPRSNEPQWPQFPLGQGSQRNLKPHGPAITLIGRTMKSPAATNPLFPFTDGSRQDTPSSSSSSSSSLLRRANNSSQTSRTPGANGKHHKGTGLPKPVVWNRLRMANTNNSLLEDINPDVLGRSGFSSIEDQFYGSRPSIPVNKKTNLVGKPGDMNKLNVLKQTDKASILKKFPSVTTKPAKQDRRHTTTTAPSANDIWFETWENSSLFSSLPASDVDALGKKRFVAPHVVYKTDKKPDEPCSITTSLSYFPEEEGGETNVTAPPKSPPSNLTVVTVEGCPSFIILDWEKTDNDTTEYEVISTTKGPDGTQVSILTTNQTHTAVENLKPESSYEFKVKPKNELGEGPPSEPVSFNTESADPRVSENVSGKDAIWTQFPFKTDSYSECNGKQYVKRTWYRKFVGIQLCNSLRYKIYLSDSLNGKFYNIGDQTGHGEDHCQFVDSFLDGRTGNQVRADQLPAREGYYRAMRQEPVNFGQIGGNSHVTYVSWYECGTAIPGKW; encoded by the exons ATGAAGGTTCGCATCAACGCTACGGGCGACACCATCGTGATGAAGTTTGTCCGTCCCAACCCTGACACCAAGCTGGAGGGCTACATCCTGGGCTACGGCAGCAGCATGTTCTctaaacagttcattcagctgcCTGAGAATGGAGAGCCCTACGAGACTGAGATAG ACGCTGAACCCAAGTATCTTGTTGCTGTCCAGCCAATCCCGAGCAACGACGTAAAGAAACAATGCACAG GAAAGGTCAACCTGGAGAAGCCACTCCACCTGGTTATTGGCTCCGTCACCCCAACctctgtgctgctgtcctggggaaCCTTCCTGAAGACGCCCTACGAAGCAGGCAACATCATGAACGACTGTTTGGAAGACGG ACACTACACTGTCCGCtacagggagaggaacaggatGTGGATCTACCAGACCTGCCCCACCAGCGACACTGTGGTTGACAACCTGAAGCCCGACACCCCATATGAGTTTGGGGTCCGCTCCAACAAAGACGAACGCAGCGGAATCTGGAGCAAGCCTGTCATTCACAAAACCAACATGGgctcagggttgg ATAAAAGCGTCCAGAAACCCTACAAGCACCGGACCCCTATTGTGAAGCCAATG AAACCACCCATGTCCCGTGCACTTTTCCCACCTCGTCCAG ctATTCACAATAAGACTCAGCCTAGACTCCCTCTGACCAAAAACCAAGGTTTCCCAGGAGCTCCCAAGACATCTTTTG CACCACCAGAGAGACACCTGGAAGCTGGACCTGACCCCCGCTCCAATGAGCCTCAATGGCCACAGTTCCCACTGG GTCAAGGCAGCCAGAGAAATTTGAAACCCCATGGCCCGGCCATCACACTGATAGGCAGGACCATGAAGTCTCCTGCTGCCACAAACCCTCTCTTTCCCTTCACTGATGGCTCAAGACAAGataccccatcctcctcctcttcctcttcctcatcccttCTTCGTAGGGCTAATAACTCATCACAGACCTCCAGGACACCAGGGG CCAATGGTAAGCATCACAAAGGAACCGGCCTCCCCAAACCAGTCGTTTGGAACAGACTGAGAATGG CAAACACAAACAACTCGCTGTTGGAGGACATAAACCCTGATGTTTTGGGCCGTTCAGGCTTTTCTTCCATTGAGGACCAGTTCTATG GATCTCGTCCGTCCATTCCTGTCAACAAAAAGACCAACCTGGTTGGCAAACCTGGTGATATGA ACAAGCTGAATGTCTTGAAGCAAACGGACAAGGCCTCCATTTTGAAGAAGTTTCCATCAGTGACGACTAAACCTGCCAAGCAAGACCGCAGACACACAACAACGACTGCACCATCAGCCAACG ACATCTGGTTTGAAACCTGGGAGAACTCCTCATTATTCAGCTCCCTACCAGCCTCTGACGTGGACGCATTGGGAAAGAAACGTTTCGTTG CACCCCATGTAGTCTACAAGACGGACAAGAAACCAGACGAGCCTTGTTCCATCACCACCTCTCTCAGCTACTTCCCAGAGGAGGAGGGCGGGGAGACAAATGTGACAGCCCCACCCAAGTCTCCGCCCTCCAACCTCACCGTGGTAACGGTGGAGGGATGCCCCTCCTTCATCATTCTAGACTGGGAAAAGACCGACAACGACACCACAG AATATGAGGTCATCTCTACAACGAAGGGACCAGATGGTACTCAGGTGTCCATCCTGACCACCAACCAGACTCACACTGCAGTGGAGAACCTCAAACCCGAGAGcag CTACGAGTTCAAGGTGAAACCCAAGAACGAGCTTGGAGAGGGGCCACCCAGTGAGCCTGTGTCCTTCAACACTGAATCAG CGGACCCACGTGTGAGTGAGAATGTCTCAG GAAAAGATGCCATCTGGACCCAGTTCCCCTTCAAGACAGACTCATACTCAGAGTGCAATGGCAAGCAGTATGTGAAGAGGACCTGGTACCGCAAGTTTGTGGGCATCCAGCTCTGCAACTCCCTCCGATACAAGATATATCTGAGTGATTCTCTCAACG GTAAATTTTACAACATTGGGGACCAGACTGGCCATGGTGAGGACCACTGTCAGTTTGTAGACTCGTTCCTGGATGGGAGGACAGGAAACCAAGTCAGGGCTGACCAGCTGCCAGCAAGAGAAG ggtattacagggcTATGAGACAAGAGCCGGTCAACTTTGGTCAGATAGGAGGGAACTCTCACGTCACCTACGTGTCATGGTACGAGTGTGGAACGGCCATTCCTGGCAAATGGTAG
- the LOC115131975 gene encoding target of Nesh-SH3-like isoform X6 — MKVRINATGDTIVMKFVRPNPDTKLEGYILGYGSSMFSKQFIQLPENGEPYETEIDAEPKYLVAVQPIPSNDVKKQCTGKVNLEKPLHLVIGSVTPTSVLLSWGTFLKTPYEAGNIMNDCLEDGHYTVRYRERNRMWIYQTCPTSDTVVDNLKPDTPYEFGVRSNKDERSGIWSKPVIHKTNMGSGLDKSVQKPYKHRTPIVKPMKPPMSRALFPPRPAIHNKTQPRLPLTKNQGFPGAPKTSFAPPERHLEAGPDPRSNEPQWPQFPLDGGNSIRNASSPLVDLPPAPPQLLPTKTPSTSSATPVLNNPSPPGEKQQGKTQPRGPTSATVKPHNPSSANGKHHKGTGLPKPVVWNRLRMANTNNSLLEDINPDVLGRSGFSSIEDQFYGSRPSIPVNKKTNLVGKPGDMNKLNVLKQTDKASILKKFPSVTTKPAKQDRRHTTTTAPSANDIWFETWENSSLFSSLPASDVDALGKKRFVAPHVVYKTDKKPDEPCSITTSLSYFPEEEGGETNVTAPPKSPPSNLTVVTVEGCPSFIILDWEKTDNDTTEYEVISTTKGPDGTQVSILTTNQTHTAVENLKPESSYEFKVKPKNELGEGPPSEPVSFNTESADPRVSENVSGKDAIWTQFPFKTDSYSECNGKQYVKRTWYRKFVGIQLCNSLRYKIYLSDSLNGKFYNIGDQTGHGEDHCQFVDSFLDGRTGNQVRADQLPAREGYYRAMRQEPVNFGQIGGNSHVTYVSWYECGTAIPGKW; from the exons ATGAAGGTTCGCATCAACGCTACGGGCGACACCATCGTGATGAAGTTTGTCCGTCCCAACCCTGACACCAAGCTGGAGGGCTACATCCTGGGCTACGGCAGCAGCATGTTCTctaaacagttcattcagctgcCTGAGAATGGAGAGCCCTACGAGACTGAGATAG ACGCTGAACCCAAGTATCTTGTTGCTGTCCAGCCAATCCCGAGCAACGACGTAAAGAAACAATGCACAG GAAAGGTCAACCTGGAGAAGCCACTCCACCTGGTTATTGGCTCCGTCACCCCAACctctgtgctgctgtcctggggaaCCTTCCTGAAGACGCCCTACGAAGCAGGCAACATCATGAACGACTGTTTGGAAGACGG ACACTACACTGTCCGCtacagggagaggaacaggatGTGGATCTACCAGACCTGCCCCACCAGCGACACTGTGGTTGACAACCTGAAGCCCGACACCCCATATGAGTTTGGGGTCCGCTCCAACAAAGACGAACGCAGCGGAATCTGGAGCAAGCCTGTCATTCACAAAACCAACATGGgctcagggttgg ATAAAAGCGTCCAGAAACCCTACAAGCACCGGACCCCTATTGTGAAGCCAATG AAACCACCCATGTCCCGTGCACTTTTCCCACCTCGTCCAG ctATTCACAATAAGACTCAGCCTAGACTCCCTCTGACCAAAAACCAAGGTTTCCCAGGAGCTCCCAAGACATCTTTTG CACCACCAGAGAGACACCTGGAAGCTGGACCTGACCCCCGCTCCAATGAGCCTCAATGGCCACAGTTCCCACTGG ACGGAGGAAACAGTATTAGAaatgcttcctctcctctcgtgGACCTCCCTCCTGCCCCCCCCCAACTCCTTCCCACCAAAACCCCCAGTACCTCCTCTGCCACCCCTGTCCTTAACAACCCCTCTCCACCCGGTGAAAAGCAACAGGGAAAGACCCAACCCAGGGGACCTACTAGCGCCACAGTGAAGCCACATAACCCTTCCTCTG CCAATGGTAAGCATCACAAAGGAACCGGCCTCCCCAAACCAGTCGTTTGGAACAGACTGAGAATGG CAAACACAAACAACTCGCTGTTGGAGGACATAAACCCTGATGTTTTGGGCCGTTCAGGCTTTTCTTCCATTGAGGACCAGTTCTATG GATCTCGTCCGTCCATTCCTGTCAACAAAAAGACCAACCTGGTTGGCAAACCTGGTGATATGA ACAAGCTGAATGTCTTGAAGCAAACGGACAAGGCCTCCATTTTGAAGAAGTTTCCATCAGTGACGACTAAACCTGCCAAGCAAGACCGCAGACACACAACAACGACTGCACCATCAGCCAACG ACATCTGGTTTGAAACCTGGGAGAACTCCTCATTATTCAGCTCCCTACCAGCCTCTGACGTGGACGCATTGGGAAAGAAACGTTTCGTTG CACCCCATGTAGTCTACAAGACGGACAAGAAACCAGACGAGCCTTGTTCCATCACCACCTCTCTCAGCTACTTCCCAGAGGAGGAGGGCGGGGAGACAAATGTGACAGCCCCACCCAAGTCTCCGCCCTCCAACCTCACCGTGGTAACGGTGGAGGGATGCCCCTCCTTCATCATTCTAGACTGGGAAAAGACCGACAACGACACCACAG AATATGAGGTCATCTCTACAACGAAGGGACCAGATGGTACTCAGGTGTCCATCCTGACCACCAACCAGACTCACACTGCAGTGGAGAACCTCAAACCCGAGAGcag CTACGAGTTCAAGGTGAAACCCAAGAACGAGCTTGGAGAGGGGCCACCCAGTGAGCCTGTGTCCTTCAACACTGAATCAG CGGACCCACGTGTGAGTGAGAATGTCTCAG GAAAAGATGCCATCTGGACCCAGTTCCCCTTCAAGACAGACTCATACTCAGAGTGCAATGGCAAGCAGTATGTGAAGAGGACCTGGTACCGCAAGTTTGTGGGCATCCAGCTCTGCAACTCCCTCCGATACAAGATATATCTGAGTGATTCTCTCAACG GTAAATTTTACAACATTGGGGACCAGACTGGCCATGGTGAGGACCACTGTCAGTTTGTAGACTCGTTCCTGGATGGGAGGACAGGAAACCAAGTCAGGGCTGACCAGCTGCCAGCAAGAGAAG ggtattacagggcTATGAGACAAGAGCCGGTCAACTTTGGTCAGATAGGAGGGAACTCTCACGTCACCTACGTGTCATGGTACGAGTGTGGAACGGCCATTCCTGGCAAATGGTAG